The following coding sequences lie in one uncultured Mailhella sp. genomic window:
- a CDS encoding penicillin-binding protein: protein MSSGRRRTNRRIIQSQPSASQGKGLFSRLRARWRWLLGQRFHYAAALFVVCWVLLWFRAFEVQVLLGPVYSDMAERQHTYTEVIEGARGSILDRNGRVLARSVACQSVYANPRVMEDINDAAKRLAPLLHRSEADLAAVFRKNKAFIWLERKVDDATATAIQKEGIPGIGLSREFERVYPYRHLAGQLLGFVGVDSHGLEGVELAYDDRLRGTSVKSRVSRNAAEQILNNERDDAAEQRGEDITLTLDVQVQFIAEDVLADAVRSSGARWGGVLVSEVATGEILAWAQYPFFNPNNYREASSSIYRNRLAGDSLEPGSTFKPILMAAALEEKLVTPNTKIFCENGVWRTRYAPIRDDTHAYGELTATEIISRSSNIGMAKIGLMLGAQKFHSYLDRLGFGQRTGIGIHESRGILRAPRDWSELDLMSTSFGQSLSVTGIQMLQAYTILADGGEFRPLSLVMDEPGQNTTSAAGQRIFSKRTTRTVLKMMEETVDGNGTGTRARIPGVRVAGKTGTAQKADHSGKGYSRKRLASFGGIVPADDPRYVIYVMLDEPTTTGYGGAIAAPVFQKVASRTLAYNGYLPDVTFALAEKEQERKLTPAQLAQRKKDAIYLANLAKYRAEKAKKERERAQKMAGKAAAAGVNVMPNLRGFTLRKTIETCVARGIVPTMEGNGTFVLRQSPPPGTRITDDSTCTVWLTDTPPLSEAKTPPSKE, encoded by the coding sequence ATGTCGTCGGGAAGACGCCGCACCAATCGCCGCATCATTCAGAGTCAGCCCTCCGCCTCCCAAGGCAAAGGGCTGTTCTCGCGCTTGCGCGCGCGCTGGCGCTGGCTGCTCGGGCAGCGTTTTCACTACGCCGCCGCCCTCTTCGTGGTCTGCTGGGTGCTGCTCTGGTTCCGCGCCTTCGAGGTGCAGGTGCTGCTCGGCCCCGTGTACAGCGACATGGCCGAGCGTCAGCACACCTACACCGAAGTCATTGAAGGCGCGCGCGGCAGCATTCTCGACAGAAACGGACGCGTGCTCGCCCGCAGCGTGGCCTGCCAGTCGGTGTACGCCAATCCGCGCGTCATGGAAGACATCAACGATGCGGCGAAGCGCCTCGCTCCGCTTCTGCACCGGAGCGAAGCCGATCTCGCCGCCGTGTTCCGCAAGAACAAGGCATTCATCTGGCTGGAACGAAAGGTGGACGACGCCACCGCCACCGCCATTCAGAAGGAAGGCATTCCGGGCATCGGCCTCTCGCGCGAGTTTGAACGCGTGTACCCCTACCGTCATCTTGCCGGACAGCTTCTCGGCTTCGTGGGCGTGGACAGCCACGGCCTTGAAGGCGTGGAGCTCGCCTACGACGACAGACTCCGCGGCACCAGCGTGAAGAGCCGCGTCTCCCGCAACGCCGCCGAACAGATCCTCAACAACGAACGCGACGACGCTGCCGAACAGCGCGGCGAAGACATCACCCTCACCCTCGACGTGCAGGTGCAGTTCATCGCCGAAGACGTGCTCGCCGACGCCGTGCGCTCCTCAGGCGCGCGCTGGGGCGGCGTGCTCGTTTCCGAAGTGGCCACCGGCGAAATTCTCGCCTGGGCGCAGTATCCGTTCTTCAACCCCAACAACTATCGCGAGGCGAGTTCCTCCATCTACAGAAACCGCCTCGCCGGCGACAGCCTCGAACCCGGCTCCACCTTCAAGCCCATTCTCATGGCCGCCGCCCTCGAAGAAAAGCTCGTCACCCCGAACACCAAAATCTTCTGCGAAAACGGCGTGTGGCGCACCCGCTACGCTCCCATCCGCGACGACACCCACGCCTACGGCGAACTTACCGCCACCGAAATCATTTCCCGTTCGAGCAACATCGGCATGGCCAAAATCGGCCTCATGCTCGGCGCGCAGAAATTCCATTCCTACCTCGACCGGCTCGGATTCGGACAGCGCACCGGCATCGGCATTCACGAAAGCCGCGGCATCCTGCGCGCCCCGAGAGACTGGAGCGAGCTCGACCTCATGTCCACCTCCTTCGGTCAGAGCCTTTCCGTCACCGGCATCCAGATGCTTCAGGCCTACACCATCCTTGCCGACGGCGGCGAATTCCGCCCCCTGAGCCTCGTCATGGACGAACCAGGTCAGAACACCACCTCCGCCGCGGGTCAGCGCATCTTTTCCAAAAGAACCACCCGCACCGTGCTCAAAATGATGGAGGAAACCGTGGACGGCAACGGCACCGGCACGAGGGCCCGCATTCCCGGCGTGCGCGTGGCCGGCAAGACCGGCACCGCCCAGAAGGCCGATCACTCCGGCAAGGGCTACAGCCGCAAGCGTCTGGCTTCGTTCGGCGGCATCGTGCCTGCCGACGATCCGCGCTACGTCATCTACGTCATGCTCGACGAGCCCACCACCACGGGCTACGGCGGCGCCATCGCCGCGCCCGTGTTCCAGAAGGTGGCCTCCCGCACCCTGGCCTACAACGGCTATCTGCCCGACGTGACCTTCGCCCTGGCCGAAAAGGAACAGGAAAGAAAGCTCACCCCCGCCCAGCTCGCCCAGCGCAAGAAAGACGCCATCTACCTCGCGAACCTCGCCAAATACCGCGCCGAAAAGGCCAAAAAGGAACGCGAACGCGCTCAGAAAATGGCCGGCAAGGCTGCGGCTGCCGGGGTCAACGTCATGCCCAATCTGCGGGGGTTCACCCTCCGCAAAACCATAGAAACCTGCGTGGCGCGCGGCATTGTTCCCACCATGGAAGGCAACGGAACCTTCGTGCTCCGTCAGAGTCCTCCGCCGGGAACGCGCATCACCGACGACAGCACCTGTACCGTCTGGCTCACAGACACTCCGCCCCTTTCCGAAGCGAAGACACCCCCTTCAAAGGAGTAA
- the murD gene encoding UDP-N-acetylmuramoyl-L-alanine--D-glutamate ligase → MSPLDLSHRRVAVIGAGRSGRAAVRLLRELGADVRLLEKKPDQMPADFSAWLDENHVPVFGGEHAPAYFEGVDLVIPSPAAAKAVIEPLLPVREDGSKAEIMAETELAWRLLDGEPVIGVTGTSGKTTTTSLCSAMLEAHGLRVFTGGNIGVPLSEYVLGRRRGEPKADVIVLELSSFQLQTCSSLHPRVGILLNISENHLDFHKDMKEYTDAKMNLFARQTESDTAILSPSLSRLPGEYGMKARVAFLTPGARPFPETRLIGAHNQSNAEAAFMAASIFGVTREEAARAMREFTPIAHRLEHIADIDGVQYVNDSKCTTIEALKVALRAFDRPVVLLAGGKFKGGDVEGMRPLIKEHVRAVALYGASREHFEPAWKDVAPVTWDETMDLALARARGIAQKGDAVLLAPATSSYDQYKNYIERGNHFRALVNAMREEKA, encoded by the coding sequence ATGAGTCCTCTTGATCTTTCTCATCGCCGCGTCGCCGTCATAGGCGCAGGCAGAAGCGGTCGCGCCGCCGTCCGTCTGCTGCGCGAACTCGGCGCGGACGTGCGCCTGCTCGAAAAGAAGCCGGATCAGATGCCCGCGGATTTTTCCGCCTGGCTTGATGAAAACCATGTGCCCGTCTTCGGCGGTGAACACGCTCCCGCCTACTTTGAGGGCGTGGATCTCGTCATTCCGAGCCCCGCTGCGGCAAAGGCCGTGATCGAGCCTCTCCTGCCCGTGCGCGAAGACGGCTCGAAGGCCGAAATCATGGCCGAAACCGAACTTGCCTGGAGGCTGCTCGACGGCGAGCCCGTGATCGGCGTCACCGGCACGAGCGGCAAGACCACCACCACGAGCCTCTGTTCCGCCATGCTCGAAGCCCACGGTCTGCGCGTGTTCACGGGCGGCAACATCGGCGTGCCCCTCTCCGAATACGTGCTCGGCAGACGCCGCGGCGAACCGAAGGCCGACGTCATCGTGCTGGAGCTCTCGAGCTTCCAGCTTCAGACGTGCAGCTCCCTGCATCCGCGCGTGGGCATTCTGCTCAACATTTCCGAGAACCATCTCGACTTCCACAAGGACATGAAGGAATACACCGACGCCAAAATGAACCTCTTCGCCCGGCAGACCGAAAGCGACACGGCCATTCTTTCGCCCTCGCTCTCCCGCCTGCCCGGCGAATACGGCATGAAGGCCCGCGTGGCATTCCTCACGCCCGGCGCCCGCCCCTTCCCGGAGACACGCCTCATCGGCGCGCACAACCAGAGCAACGCCGAAGCCGCCTTCATGGCCGCCTCGATCTTCGGCGTCACCCGCGAGGAAGCCGCCCGCGCCATGCGCGAATTCACGCCCATCGCCCACCGGCTTGAGCACATCGCCGACATAGACGGCGTGCAGTACGTGAACGATTCCAAATGCACCACCATCGAGGCGCTCAAGGTGGCGCTTCGCGCCTTCGACAGGCCCGTGGTGCTGCTTGCCGGCGGCAAGTTCAAGGGCGGCGACGTGGAAGGCATGCGGCCGCTCATCAAGGAACACGTGCGCGCCGTGGCCCTCTACGGCGCCTCGCGCGAGCACTTCGAGCCCGCGTGGAAGGACGTGGCGCCCGTCACCTGGGACGAAACCATGGATCTCGCCCTCGCCCGCGCCCGCGGCATCGCGCAGAAAGGCGACGCCGTGCTGCTCGCTCCCGCCACTTCCAGCTACGATCAGTACAAGAACTACATCGAGCGCGGCAATCACTTCCGCGCCCTGGTGAACGCCATGCGGGAAGAGAAGGCATGA
- a CDS encoding UDP-N-acetylmuramoyl-L-alanyl-D-glutamate--2,6-diaminopimelate ligase, with protein sequence MRVTSAQLCDELRKQLRTIQTDSRLVAEGDVFVALPPAVPGERSKTASHIRMALEKGAWAIVASERTVERMKLNLRGDRNHAWLLVSDVRAQLGILAAARFGTENLDFPVIAVTGTNGKTTCAYLLEHLYRSHGLPVGVMGTISYRWPGHDEPAPLTTPGCLTLHRSLAAMRDAGVKAAIMEVSSHSIDQKRIAGINFSAAAFTNLTQDHLDYHKTMENYFLAKRALFADAPKKDKVMVVNNDDPYGHRLLEEFPQALGFGLRTPLAGRPFLLADVRRADTEGLSLHFYWQKSRDERLDWEMHSPLIGLHNASNLSTVCGLALSLGFSVEDLACLEGFMGVPGRLERIRVPGADKPWLPGAGTGIFVDYAHTPDALTNVLKTLAHARFNRIITVFGCGGDRDRTKRAPMGRAVAELSDIAIVTSDNPRTEDPERIIDDIMPGLEGAKEVHRESDRRKALELAVSLLRPGDALLVAGKGHENYQIIGTVKHHFSDQEILKELVSC encoded by the coding sequence ATGCGCGTAACCTCTGCCCAGCTCTGCGACGAGCTTCGTAAACAACTCCGCACCATTCAGACCGATTCCCGTCTCGTCGCCGAAGGCGATGTCTTCGTGGCCCTTCCCCCCGCCGTTCCCGGGGAACGCAGCAAGACCGCAAGCCACATCCGCATGGCGCTGGAAAAGGGGGCCTGGGCCATCGTGGCTTCCGAGCGCACCGTGGAACGCATGAAGCTCAATCTGCGCGGCGACAGAAATCACGCCTGGCTGCTCGTTTCCGACGTGCGCGCCCAGCTCGGCATTCTCGCCGCGGCCCGCTTCGGCACCGAAAATCTCGACTTCCCGGTCATCGCCGTCACGGGAACCAACGGCAAGACCACCTGCGCCTATCTGCTCGAACACCTCTATCGTTCGCACGGACTTCCCGTGGGCGTCATGGGCACCATCAGCTACCGCTGGCCCGGTCACGACGAACCCGCGCCCCTCACCACGCCCGGCTGCCTCACCCTGCACCGCTCCCTCGCCGCCATGCGCGACGCCGGCGTCAAGGCCGCCATCATGGAAGTCTCGTCCCATTCCATCGATCAGAAGCGCATCGCGGGCATCAACTTCAGCGCCGCGGCCTTCACCAATCTCACGCAGGATCATCTCGACTACCACAAGACCATGGAAAACTACTTTCTCGCCAAGCGCGCCCTCTTTGCCGACGCGCCGAAGAAGGACAAGGTCATGGTCGTGAACAACGACGACCCCTACGGTCACCGTCTGCTCGAAGAATTTCCGCAGGCTCTCGGCTTCGGTCTGCGCACGCCCCTTGCCGGACGCCCCTTCCTGCTCGCCGACGTGCGCCGCGCCGACACCGAAGGCCTTTCCCTGCACTTCTACTGGCAGAAAAGCCGCGACGAGCGCCTCGACTGGGAAATGCACAGTCCGCTCATCGGCCTGCACAACGCAAGCAACCTTTCCACGGTGTGCGGCCTTGCGCTTTCGCTGGGCTTTTCCGTGGAGGATCTCGCCTGCCTTGAAGGCTTCATGGGCGTGCCGGGACGTCTGGAACGCATTCGAGTGCCCGGCGCGGACAAGCCCTGGCTGCCCGGCGCGGGAACCGGCATCTTCGTGGACTACGCCCACACCCCCGACGCTTTGACCAACGTGCTCAAGACCCTCGCCCACGCGCGCTTCAACCGCATCATCACGGTGTTCGGCTGCGGCGGCGACAGAGACCGCACCAAGCGCGCGCCCATGGGCCGCGCCGTGGCGGAACTTTCCGACATCGCCATCGTGACCTCCGACAATCCGCGCACCGAAGATCCCGAGCGCATCATCGACGACATCATGCCCGGCCTCGAAGGCGCAAAGGAAGTGCATCGCGAAAGCGACCGCCGCAAGGCGCTGGAACTGGCCGTGAGCCTGCTCAGGCCCGGCGACGCCCTGCTCGTGGCGGGCAAGGGGCATGAAAACTATCAGATCATCGGAACCGTGAAACATCACTTCAGTGATCAGGAAATACTCAAGGAGCTTGTCTCGTGCTGA
- the murF gene encoding UDP-N-acetylmuramoyl-tripeptide--D-alanyl-D-alanine ligase, with protein sequence MTLKAAAEAAHAKVLNPADVLLRGACSDNREVKEGDLFVAIVGERADGHDFAAAAVKAGAAAVLAERDPFHGEPAAPVLLADNSVQALGCIGHAWRASFAGRVAGITGTAGKTTTKELLAHILSMRGKTARNRMNLNSQIGMPISMMAADGDEMFWVMEAGISHPNDMDELGPIMEPDLAIILNVGPGHALGLGGKGTAYYKSRLLAHIRKGGLALVSADYEDLVREARALRPDAVFFSTKGKPVPFRAGYLGLDEKGRGNYRLWLDGEELDVSCALSGPYAAENIIAAAAAARLFGLSAEEIRKGVESAPFPAQRFARLDVPGWTVIDDTYNANPLSASRMIEAAAELAKGRTFVCVMGAMGELGDVAAAEHRTLGRTLARAGCAAVFWTGEHAEEVKEGLDEERFPGFFADVPKPEDFLPALRRWEDGRRDDKSGLVLFKGSRVNRMERLVTLFTEEKSHAL encoded by the coding sequence ATGACGCTGAAGGCGGCCGCAGAAGCCGCCCATGCCAAGGTGCTCAATCCCGCCGACGTTCTGCTGCGCGGCGCCTGTTCCGACAACCGCGAAGTGAAGGAAGGCGATCTGTTCGTGGCCATTGTCGGCGAACGCGCGGACGGTCACGACTTTGCCGCCGCGGCCGTGAAGGCCGGAGCGGCCGCCGTGCTTGCCGAACGCGATCCCTTTCACGGCGAGCCCGCAGCCCCCGTGCTTCTCGCGGACAACAGCGTGCAGGCGCTCGGATGCATAGGTCACGCCTGGCGCGCATCCTTTGCGGGCCGCGTGGCGGGCATCACCGGCACGGCGGGCAAGACCACCACCAAGGAGCTGCTGGCGCACATTCTTTCCATGCGCGGCAAGACCGCCAGAAACCGCATGAACCTCAACTCGCAGATAGGCATGCCCATCTCCATGATGGCCGCCGACGGCGACGAAATGTTCTGGGTCATGGAAGCGGGCATCAGCCATCCGAACGACATGGACGAACTCGGCCCGATCATGGAGCCGGATCTTGCCATCATTCTCAACGTGGGGCCGGGGCACGCTCTCGGCCTCGGCGGCAAGGGCACGGCCTACTACAAGTCGCGCCTGCTTGCACACATCAGAAAGGGCGGGCTCGCCCTCGTGAGCGCCGACTACGAAGACCTCGTGCGCGAAGCGCGCGCCCTGCGGCCCGATGCGGTGTTCTTTTCCACCAAGGGCAAGCCGGTGCCGTTCCGCGCAGGCTATCTCGGGCTTGACGAAAAGGGCCGGGGGAACTACCGTCTCTGGCTTGACGGCGAGGAGCTCGACGTTTCCTGCGCCCTTTCCGGCCCCTATGCCGCGGAAAACATCATTGCCGCGGCGGCCGCGGCCCGTCTGTTCGGGCTGAGCGCCGAGGAGATCCGCAAGGGCGTGGAAAGCGCGCCCTTCCCCGCCCAGCGCTTTGCCAGGCTCGACGTGCCCGGCTGGACCGTCATCGACGACACGTACAACGCCAATCCCCTTTCCGCCTCCCGCATGATCGAGGCCGCGGCAGAACTTGCCAAAGGCCGGACCTTCGTGTGCGTCATGGGCGCCATGGGAGAACTCGGCGACGTGGCCGCCGCCGAACACAGAACCCTGGGCCGCACCCTGGCCCGCGCCGGATGCGCGGCCGTGTTCTGGACCGGCGAGCACGCCGAAGAGGTGAAGGAAGGTCTTGACGAGGAACGTTTTCCGGGCTTCTTTGCCGACGTGCCGAAGCCCGAGGACTTTCTGCCCGCACTCAGGCGCTGGGAGGACGGCCGTCGCGACGACAAAAGCGGCCTCGTGCTCTTCAAGGGCTCGCGGGTCAACCGGATGGAACGTCTCGTAACCCTCTTCACGGAAGAGAAATCCCATGCTCTATAA
- the mraY gene encoding phospho-N-acetylmuramoyl-pentapeptide-transferase, giving the protein MLYNLLVPFSQDISLLNVFRYITFRSAGALIFALLFTIITGPWFLKKLTALKVGQPILSYVPEHQAKAGTPTMGGLLIMAGVIFSTLLWADLSNVYIWLTLLVFVGFGVVGFVDDYTKIRHHENKGLSPRAKMLGLIVVSVAAISLLLMEPAYSSRLSVPFFKQFMPDLGVFYVVFAVVVLIASSNAVNLTDGLDGLAILPAVMCFMVYAIFIYVAGHASFAQYLQVPAVPGVGEVTVLCCALMGAGLGFLWFNCFPAQVFMGDVGSLSLGGVLGFLAVLCKQELILVVAGGVFVMETVSVIMQVGFFKATHGRRLFRMTPLHHHFQKGDHPLPESKIIVRFWIISVLLAIISLSVLKLR; this is encoded by the coding sequence ATGCTCTATAACCTTCTTGTGCCCTTCAGTCAGGACATCTCCCTGCTGAACGTGTTCCGCTACATCACGTTCCGTTCCGCCGGGGCGCTCATCTTCGCGCTGCTGTTCACCATCATCACGGGCCCGTGGTTTCTGAAAAAGCTCACGGCCCTCAAGGTGGGACAGCCCATTCTCTCCTACGTGCCCGAACATCAGGCCAAGGCCGGAACCCCCACCATGGGCGGCCTGCTCATCATGGCCGGGGTCATCTTCTCCACGCTGCTGTGGGCCGATCTCTCCAACGTGTACATCTGGCTCACCCTGCTCGTGTTCGTGGGCTTCGGCGTGGTCGGCTTTGTGGACGACTACACCAAAATACGCCACCATGAGAACAAGGGCCTCTCCCCCCGCGCCAAAATGCTCGGCCTCATCGTGGTCTCCGTGGCCGCCATCAGCCTGCTGCTCATGGAACCCGCCTATTCCAGCCGCCTTTCCGTGCCCTTCTTCAAGCAGTTCATGCCCGACCTCGGCGTGTTCTACGTGGTCTTCGCCGTGGTGGTGCTCATCGCCTCCTCGAACGCCGTCAACCTCACCGACGGACTCGACGGCCTGGCCATTCTGCCCGCGGTCATGTGCTTCATGGTCTATGCCATCTTCATTTATGTAGCGGGCCACGCGAGTTTCGCCCAGTATCTGCAGGTGCCCGCCGTGCCGGGCGTGGGCGAAGTCACCGTGCTGTGCTGCGCCCTCATGGGCGCGGGCCTCGGCTTTCTGTGGTTCAACTGCTTCCCCGCACAGGTCTTCATGGGCGACGTGGGTTCCCTCAGCCTCGGCGGCGTGCTCGGCTTTCTTGCCGTGCTCTGCAAGCAGGAACTCATTCTCGTGGTCGCAGGCGGCGTGTTCGTCATGGAAACCGTGTCCGTCATCATGCAGGTCGGCTTCTTCAAGGCCACGCACGGCAGGCGTCTTTTCCGCATGACGCCGCTGCATCATCATTTCCAGAAGGGAGATCATCCGCTGCCGGAATCCAAGATCATCGTCCGGTTCTGGATCATTTCCGTGCTTCTCGCCATCATATCCCTTTCCGTTCTCAAACTCCGCTGA
- the pyk gene encoding pyruvate kinase has product MRTKIVATIGPASCDREKLAQLADAGVSVFRLNFSHGDPDFFRGVVSNIREIEKECGRPLTIMQDLPGPKIRIGILPEGRIELHRGDKLILGRERREKEELPFIPFDHPRILSALVPGDTLVLADGGLRFCIEEKVEDERFIMVAQEGGAISSRKGLALPGKSLALPAITDQDREKLALGMELGVDAVAISFVQTVEDVHQIKALLHSYGRDDIPVVAKLERQNAAVDNLDAIVAATDIVMVARGDLGVECPMPELPALQKHIIHTCNRAGKPVIVATQMLLSMVNTPVPTRAEVTDVANAVLDGADCVMLSDETAAGNYPIEAVRYMRKITDEAEKYLLATRRLEPPKDETDTSRFLAYTACLLARTENACAIVAHSVTGGAARMLAECRPAQTIYALTSNSVVEHALNFVWGVQPYFIPVSDSSISHLRRVQNFIATSSKFPMGQDVVITAGEYAPGEQKRRTNLVKIYHK; this is encoded by the coding sequence ATGCGTACCAAAATTGTTGCCACCATCGGCCCCGCCAGCTGCGATCGTGAAAAGCTTGCCCAGCTGGCCGACGCGGGCGTTTCCGTATTCCGCCTCAACTTCTCCCACGGCGATCCCGACTTCTTCCGCGGCGTGGTTTCCAACATCCGCGAAATCGAAAAGGAATGCGGCCGTCCGCTGACCATCATGCAGGATCTGCCCGGACCCAAGATCCGCATCGGCATTCTGCCCGAAGGCCGCATCGAACTGCACCGCGGCGACAAGCTCATTCTCGGCCGCGAGCGCAGGGAAAAGGAAGAGCTGCCCTTCATTCCCTTCGATCATCCGCGCATTCTTTCCGCCCTTGTTCCCGGAGACACCCTGGTGCTGGCCGACGGCGGCCTGCGCTTCTGCATTGAGGAAAAGGTGGAGGACGAGCGCTTCATCATGGTGGCGCAGGAAGGCGGCGCCATTTCCTCCCGCAAGGGCCTCGCGCTGCCCGGCAAGTCGCTGGCGCTGCCCGCCATCACCGATCAGGACCGCGAAAAGCTGGCCCTCGGCATGGAACTCGGCGTGGACGCCGTGGCCATTTCCTTCGTGCAGACCGTGGAGGACGTGCATCAGATAAAGGCTCTGCTGCATTCCTACGGCCGCGACGACATTCCCGTGGTCGCCAAGCTGGAACGTCAGAACGCCGCCGTGGATAACCTCGACGCCATCGTGGCCGCGACCGACATCGTCATGGTGGCCCGCGGCGATCTCGGCGTGGAATGCCCCATGCCCGAACTTCCGGCGCTGCAGAAGCACATCATTCACACCTGCAACCGTGCGGGCAAGCCCGTCATCGTGGCCACGCAGATGCTGCTTTCCATGGTGAACACGCCCGTGCCCACCCGCGCGGAAGTGACCGACGTGGCCAACGCCGTGCTTGACGGCGCCGACTGCGTCATGCTCTCCGACGAAACCGCCGCGGGCAACTATCCCATCGAGGCCGTGCGCTACATGCGCAAGATCACCGACGAGGCGGAAAAGTACCTGCTCGCCACCCGCAGACTCGAACCTCCCAAGGACGAGACCGACACTTCCCGCTTCCTGGCCTACACCGCCTGCCTGCTCGCCAGAACCGAGAACGCCTGCGCCATCGTGGCCCATTCCGTGACCGGCGGCGCGGCCCGCATGCTGGCCGAATGCCGTCCTGCTCAGACCATCTATGCGCTGACCTCCAACTCCGTGGTGGAACACGCGCTCAACTTCGTCTGGGGCGTGCAGCCCTACTTCATTCCCGTGAGCGACAGCAGCATTTCTCATCTGCGCCGCGTGCAGAACTTCATTGCCACGAGCAGCAAGTTCCCCATGGGTCAGGACGTAGTCATTACCGCCGGCGAATACGCTCCCGGCGAGCAGAAGCGCCGCACCAACCTGGTGAAGATCTATCACAAGTAG
- the rsmH gene encoding 16S rRNA (cytosine(1402)-N(4))-methyltransferase RsmH gives MIRHTQQHSAVTAANARHVSVLLNEVLDALAPRPGGRYLDGTLGLAGHSSALMERAEGKAMLCGLDRDPQALERAAQRLAPYGENCRLFSLEYASFADALDALGWDTVDGALLDIGVSSLQLDVADRGFSLHDDAPLDMRMDMGSLSSAGREPWMQSARTVVNMADVNTLRHLIETYGEDPQAPRIARAIVEARQKAPIETTGQLADIVRRAYPAKWRAEARNHPATRTFQAIRMVVNDELGQLERFLDAILPRLSVGGRLAIITFHSLEDRIVKQRFRQWSTDCLCPPHLPRCVCGHHAEVALLTKKPIVPGRDELLINPRSGSAKLRVVEKLPPFKKELS, from the coding sequence ATGATTCGTCATACGCAGCAACATTCCGCCGTCACCGCCGCAAACGCCCGGCACGTCTCCGTGCTTCTCAACGAAGTGCTCGACGCGCTCGCTCCGCGCCCGGGCGGCCGCTATCTCGACGGCACGCTCGGTCTGGCCGGACACTCCTCGGCGCTCATGGAACGCGCCGAAGGCAAGGCCATGCTCTGCGGGCTCGACAGGGATCCGCAGGCGCTCGAACGCGCCGCGCAGCGCCTTGCCCCCTACGGCGAGAACTGCCGGCTCTTTTCGCTGGAATACGCCTCCTTTGCCGACGCCCTCGACGCCCTCGGCTGGGATACCGTGGACGGCGCGCTGCTCGACATCGGCGTGTCCTCGCTGCAGCTCGACGTGGCCGACCGCGGCTTCTCCCTGCACGACGACGCGCCCCTCGACATGCGCATGGACATGGGCAGTCTTTCCTCTGCGGGAAGAGAGCCCTGGATGCAGTCGGCGCGCACCGTGGTGAACATGGCGGACGTGAACACCCTGCGGCACCTTATTGAAACCTATGGAGAAGATCCGCAGGCGCCGCGCATTGCGCGGGCCATCGTGGAGGCGCGGCAGAAAGCGCCCATCGAAACCACGGGGCAGCTTGCGGACATCGTGCGGCGCGCCTATCCCGCCAAATGGCGGGCCGAAGCGCGCAATCATCCGGCCACGCGCACCTTTCAGGCGATTCGCATGGTCGTCAACGACGAACTCGGACAGCTCGAACGTTTCCTCGACGCCATTCTTCCCCGCCTCTCCGTGGGCGGCAGACTGGCCATCATCACCTTCCACTCGCTGGAAGACCGCATCGTGAAGCAGCGGTTCCGGCAGTGGAGCACCGACTGCCTCTGCCCGCCGCATCTGCCGCGCTGCGTGTGCGGTCATCACGCAGAGGTTGCGCTCCTCACGAAGAAACCCATCGTTCCGGGAAGGGACGAACTTCTCATAAACCCGAGATCCGGCAGCGCCAAACTCCGCGTCGTGGAAAAGCTGCCGCCGTTCAAGAAGGAGCTGTCATGA
- a CDS encoding division/cell wall cluster transcriptional repressor MraZ: protein MVFRGRYPRSLDPKGRLTLPPEFRDALASQGAGSAAADGASSSASGASFVLTTYDGCLVAFSWNDWVELEEKFMRIPNPSPKVRAFRRLVIGGAETHTPDAHGRILLSPDHRAYAGLDREATILGLVDRFEIWNPAALRASMSSENLEGVTEELAASGIDFSL from the coding sequence ATGGTTTTCAGAGGCAGATACCCGCGCAGTCTCGACCCGAAAGGCCGTCTGACGCTTCCGCCGGAATTCCGCGACGCCCTCGCTTCTCAGGGAGCGGGCAGCGCGGCAGCCGATGGGGCTTCTTCGTCCGCGTCCGGCGCGTCCTTCGTGCTCACCACCTACGACGGATGCCTCGTGGCCTTTTCGTGGAACGACTGGGTGGAGCTGGAAGAAAAATTCATGCGCATTCCCAACCCTTCCCCGAAGGTGCGCGCCTTCCGCCGTCTCGTGATAGGCGGCGCGGAAACGCACACCCCCGACGCCCACGGCCGCATTCTGCTTTCTCCCGACCACCGAGCCTACGCCGGTCTGGACAGGGAAGCCACAATTCTCGGCCTCGTGGACCGCTTTGAAATCTGGAACCCCGCCGCCCTGCGCGCCTCCATGTCCTCGGAAAACCTGGAAGGCGTTACCGAGGAACTCGCCGCAAGCGGCATTGATTTTTCCCTTTAG